The following coding sequences lie in one Rhodohalobacter barkolensis genomic window:
- a CDS encoding 2,3,4,5-tetrahydropyridine-2,6-dicarboxylate N-succinyltransferase has protein sequence MNWEETLDQLEEGTVRAAEKEGETWSANIEVKEAILAAFKKGNNVNYAGIYDGFVDKHNIPPRMFDAEEGVRLVPGGSSVRRGAYVAKGVIIMPPAYINIGAYVDEGTMIDSHALVGSCAQIGKNVHLSAGVQIGGVLEPVGLSPVVIEDDCFIGAGAVIVEGILVKKGAVLAPGVTLSKSVPVYDCVNEVMLGKGAPIPENAVVIPGSRPIKNEWARRQELSAYCPVIIKYRDEGSDASLELESALR, from the coding sequence ATGAATTGGGAAGAAACTTTAGATCAGCTCGAAGAAGGAACGGTTCGTGCCGCCGAAAAAGAAGGTGAAACCTGGAGTGCAAATATTGAAGTTAAGGAAGCAATATTAGCTGCTTTTAAAAAGGGAAATAATGTAAATTATGCCGGCATATACGACGGTTTTGTAGATAAGCATAATATTCCTCCGCGCATGTTTGATGCTGAAGAGGGTGTGCGATTGGTTCCGGGCGGATCCTCAGTAAGGAGAGGTGCTTATGTTGCCAAAGGAGTGATAATCATGCCGCCTGCATATATAAATATCGGTGCGTACGTTGATGAAGGCACTATGATTGATAGCCACGCCTTGGTGGGTTCTTGTGCTCAAATTGGAAAGAACGTTCACCTTTCTGCCGGAGTGCAAATTGGCGGTGTGCTCGAACCGGTTGGCTTGAGCCCTGTTGTAATTGAAGATGACTGTTTCATCGGGGCTGGGGCTGTGATTGTTGAAGGGATTTTGGTTAAAAAAGGTGCTGTTTTGGCTCCGGGAGTAACTCTTTCTAAATCTGTTCCGGTTTACGACTGTGTTAATGAAGTAATGCTTGGCAAAGGCGCACCCATTCCTGAAAATGCCGTTGTGATACCCGGTTCGAGGCCAATTAAAAATGAGTGGGCAAGAAGGCAGGAGTTGTCTGCGTACTGCCCTGTAATTATTAAATATAGAGATGAAGGAAGTGACGCGTCTCTTGAGCTGGAAAGTGCTCTTCGATAA
- the dapA gene encoding 4-hydroxy-tetrahydrodipicolinate synthase, giving the protein MKNTTLWTALITPMKESGEVHFEDLEKLIRRQEEAGNGVLLIGSTGEGLALDDEEQKEIVRFAKELDLHVPIMAGVGGFQISKQKDWIKYCNDKVDAFLIVSPLYAKPGPEGQKIWFRELMDIAEKQCMIYNIPSRTGVEIPPNVMGELSGHPNFWSIKEASGNLADFQSFREMVPDIPMFSGDDGLMPFLSVAGASGLVSVASNVWPKETAKFVEYCLSGNTESLFLVWKHAVEMLFSAPNPIPAKVLLYEKGIIESPELRLPLTANDFQHYKRLKTSDTEIMNWYKKINK; this is encoded by the coding sequence ATGAAAAATACTACGCTTTGGACAGCACTCATTACACCGATGAAAGAGTCGGGTGAGGTTCATTTTGAGGATCTTGAAAAGCTTATCAGAAGACAGGAAGAGGCCGGAAACGGTGTTCTTTTAATTGGTAGCACCGGCGAAGGATTGGCTCTTGATGATGAGGAACAAAAAGAGATTGTAAGATTTGCAAAAGAATTGGATTTACATGTGCCTATTATGGCTGGTGTGGGCGGATTTCAGATCAGTAAACAGAAGGATTGGATAAAGTATTGCAACGACAAAGTGGATGCTTTTCTGATCGTATCCCCACTGTATGCTAAACCCGGCCCGGAAGGACAAAAAATCTGGTTCAGGGAGTTGATGGATATAGCTGAAAAACAGTGTATGATTTATAACATACCGTCACGAACCGGAGTTGAAATACCTCCTAACGTGATGGGTGAATTGTCTGGGCATCCTAATTTTTGGTCAATCAAAGAAGCGAGTGGTAACCTGGCGGATTTTCAGTCTTTTCGGGAAATGGTGCCCGATATTCCAATGTTCAGTGGAGATGACGGATTAATGCCGTTTTTGTCGGTAGCCGGGGCATCAGGATTGGTCTCTGTTGCGTCTAACGTGTGGCCAAAGGAGACAGCAAAGTTTGTTGAATACTGTTTGTCAGGAAATACTGAGTCACTTTTTCTTGTCTGGAAACATGCGGTTGAGATGCTATTTTCTGCTCCGAATCCAATTCCGGCTAAAGTTCTGCTCTATGAGAAGGGAATTATTGAAAGTCCCGAACTTCGATTACCACTTACTGCTAACGATTTTCAACACTACAAACGACTAAAAACGTCGGATACAGAAATTATGAACTGGTATAAAAAAATAAATAAATAA
- a CDS encoding dihydrodipicolinate reductase C-terminal domain-containing protein, which translates to MKVSVIGTGKTGSAVAELLGDKAVCFDSNSNLTPEKLKETDIAIIFVPGEAANDVSEVVLESGIPAVWGTTGYTWPKELPNRVKDIDSTWVIGSNFSLGMNLIRKALNIFGKGGAFMQNPEYHIHEVHHVHKKDAPSGTALSWQDWLGREASISSDRQGDVKGIHNLHIQTRNESIYLKHEAHSRKLFAEGAIWTAEYLMKNPQIESGVYTFASIFDQAFSELL; encoded by the coding sequence ATGAAAGTATCCGTTATTGGAACCGGAAAAACAGGAAGTGCTGTTGCTGAACTATTAGGTGATAAAGCTGTCTGTTTTGATTCGAATAGTAATCTGACTCCTGAAAAATTAAAAGAAACCGACATTGCAATCATCTTTGTGCCCGGCGAGGCAGCAAATGATGTTAGTGAAGTAGTTTTGGAATCCGGGATACCTGCTGTTTGGGGAACCACCGGATACACTTGGCCAAAAGAGTTACCTAACCGGGTGAAAGATATTGATTCGACATGGGTAATCGGCTCCAACTTCAGTTTAGGGATGAATTTGATTCGGAAAGCATTAAACATTTTTGGTAAAGGCGGTGCATTTATGCAAAATCCCGAATATCATATTCATGAAGTGCATCACGTTCATAAAAAAGATGCGCCGAGTGGAACCGCCTTGTCTTGGCAGGATTGGCTGGGAAGAGAGGCTTCCATATCGTCCGACAGACAGGGAGATGTAAAGGGAATTCACAATCTCCATATTCAAACCCGGAACGAGTCCATTTATCTGAAACATGAAGCGCATAGCCGAAAGCTTTTTGCAGAAGGTGCAATTTGGACAGCGGAATACTTGATGAAGAATCCGCAAATTGAATCGGGTGTGTATACTTTCGCATCAATTTTTGATCAGGCATTTTCAGAATTATTATGA